In the Zingiber officinale cultivar Zhangliang chromosome 5A, Zo_v1.1, whole genome shotgun sequence genome, tgtcctctatcttaacatctagttatgccaagaataatacctaatatcttctctatcctttctaaacatacttatgtatatatgaatatacgagaaacaaaactaaaattgtctctattctttctaagcatatgtatcaaaacatagaaaattaaaacatgaattttcttctttcctaagcacatataagcagatactctatactgcaaataataaagaaagcataaaagaaaattaaatactttcttacttgaagacggcaaggatgatgtgtgatgctggagaatgagaactgctctgataccaacggtaacgtccacccttcttactactactactctctaaggatgaccgttacttaactactaactctacttacccggtatgattaaaaatcacatggaaatcctaccgaaaaatttcggcagagtatcccctgtaccggtgaccaaatcaacaatacaaacaaactatactcagccacaggcggctggaacatatattttcacaaccaaaaggaataacatcaccacgcagtttaatgaaatccaagcatgcaagtaataaatagcggaaacaaaataaaaacatacagttaactaacagcggaagactaaatgactcatctaatacatttttaataaattcttgaactaagtcccaaggcttccatagtcctggcatcacacatccctcgaacacctccttgtcgccttcctttctatatcttttcctttcctatatctgcagtaagaggaagtgtagtctataagcaaaatttgcttagtaagcgctatctaactcacaaaaactcgatatgcatgtatataaataaaaacatgctaaaactgaatgctaacatgtaaagctactcatgctcataaatagcaaataacagtaagctaactcatgctcttctaatagtaaagaaatatactgaaaggctaaacatgtaagacaagtctatactatcatgctagcataaagaatttaacttactgaattctaaacactttctgattcttattaaactcacttaaaaaaacttattcttttatttcacttatttaaaacttattctttaatacttgtaaacttttgtaaacacattgttttattagttcaaaatcttatacttataatacttcaaaataataatcaacttcttcttgggcccaggcgtagtaccatcttatgcgcgttccctaataggttggggtagcgagccaccaatcctaaaagagcagacctcggtctacccaagacctcggaattggacacctggatttgtttaacgacaagctcttggatgtcgggtactagcctcttcttaaaagtaaaatatttataatcttaattacttcttcttttaatgccttggcattttaataggcaccttgtgtgccaaaatccctaaagtcttgacttttgggatctacttaaggtctcggccttttctttcttttcttaatctttcttatacttttcttgaaCTCTTAAAAAGAACATAGGTATGCTACagcagaattaaatcaaaggaaagaaaatctgacttctataagcatgctatatcagaggcaaatcaaaagaaagcatatctaacttcttcaaacatgctacaacaggtttaatacaaaggaaaacaattctgaaaatCCTGaaacaaacaacatatatataactgcTCAGGTTGATCTAATAGCACAGGAAAACTAGAAAGTATACTCATGCATATCTCGTGGCAAAGGAAACTGAGCATGCTCAACacatagcaaacaaaactaggaattaaatcaatactgctcatgctataattaataacaaataaaaactaaagaaactgctcatgtatatctagtagtaaagagaactacacatgcttaactaacaacaaataggaaggtctaaacaacatgctagaataaatcaAAAATCTGCAAAGCAAGCTCTGAAGCCAGTATAGGATTAATGGGCTGTTCGTGCCACTACATAGTACAAAAGGGTCTAAACAGATgctaaatatatacatatatagggCTGTTCATGCCCACTAACTAGCACCAAAAACTATGACTGAAACTTAGCTAACTTGTTGAAGGAAAACTAAATTAACTAACCTGCTGCATGtgtaacaaaaggaataaaacttgcagaattgaaacaaaaggaatcaagcttgcttAATTGCAACCTAAGAAAATCAACTTGCTTGCTATCAGAAGCCTAACTATTTGCCAAACCCAATGGAACCCCTTCTCATCTTCCCACAAGAACATCACGGCAGGGAACCAAAGGAGGTGAATGCTGTGCTAAACAGATTTTTACAGCATAAATCCGAAATCTGTAGAAACCAAAACGTGGAAGCAAAACATGGAAGAGATCATCAACAAGcaaaacccttctcttccatgttTATCTATTTCATTCGTTAAACTAGAACAGATCTaaaccattcaaatcccttctcttctttctttagggttcacggcagcaagcaaaaCCGAGAAGCTTCACGGCAAAATCGAACAAACAAGGAAATATCGAAACGAAGTCGGAATtcctcttaccacaggtgagtagcaacttaccttaggcttttcttggacttacagccggagaagaaagcttccaatgcttctagggcttgcggaggatctcgcaaactcgccctcttcctcgtgcctactgttccttcttgacgagaggagctcgaatccAAGAAGAGCTCGTGGAGAAGTcccctttggccggccgccgaagagaaaaccttaatctcttctcggcttcgttttcgcccgatccCACCGTCGCACACGCAGAAGGGGAAGAGTGAAACGGGATTTTAGGTCACCGGAATTAACACGTAAGTTCTCTTTttttataatctccatattctgttaacttgttaaataaattttcttaccttttctaaacaaaactgACGACTGGTTCACTTGGTGGGCTGCATTCTGCTTAAAGTCaaactcgtgggttcaaatcccagctgcaaccattttatttcctattattttactgttcctaacttaTGGTTAAATggaattcttctccttctttaataagaaacgatcgctggatcagttggttggctgcgtttggcttaaggcgcagctcgtgggttcgaatcccggttgcaacttattttctttctattatttctcgctattaacttctattacttaagtaaaattcttcctttattttatcaaataataactgctagcccagttggttagctgggttttgctTAAGGCTCGGTTTGCAGGTTCGAAacttggctgcaaccattttttgcccattaattcttcttattaacttctactcattaaataaaattctccctttacATTATTAATTAATAACTACTATCCCAGTTGGTTAGACGGGTTTTGCccaggtcaggggttgccggttcaaacctcagcttggacattttttttgtctaaacttctttcgtttagtaaaaataccaaacgacctccaaaaattgcataaaaatattctataaattcctaaaaatctctagaatttttctaaaacatttctagattttaataaggtcttttaggactccaaatcatgaaatttggggtgttacaaaccTATAGTTATGCAATGTGTGATGAGTGTTGTAGATGGGATAATTACGTGTTACGGAAAGTTAAATTTGTTGTAGTGTGAAAGCTAGTAGGGAAGAAAAATTTGAACAAcaacaaaagaaaattttgaaaacaacaaaagaaaaataaacattAAGCTACAAGAATATTAATAAACCATACACTTGGAAGCTAGATCCAATCTAACTACTACGGGAGCAAAATGTGAGGGCATTCATCCCAAGTGGTTTAGTATTGTCTGCCCTATGGTAAGTTATAGGCAAGTAAATCATAAGAGATATTTTATCCTAGCACCACGTCCATTTATATGGAGAAGGTATGGCACCCAACGAGATATTTTATACCTATTGAGAATTGATCACATGAAAATATTAACTACACCAACTCATGGAGTAATCGAACTACTACAAACATAAAGGACATTGTTGATCAAATTCTATCCAATACTAAAATACAAACTTTTGCCATCTCCACTTTGCTAGGTACTTCTTTATGATTGTTTGATTTAGCTTATACAATCATATGACATCTAAGCCTTCTCATTTTTCATCAAAGTCATCAATAACCAACTATTTTTCCAATCCAAAGTATTGATAGTCTGTTCATGTCAATTAACCATATTagttaaataaaatttcataattttccaTTCATGATGTTTATCGTGTTCCTAAACTTTCCATGAACTTAATCTTCATAGGATAATTATGTGATCTTAGTAATGGTTTAACTATTACTAATTTTGGATTTGTTGTACTGGATTCATTCATCAAATGTAAGATTGGAATAAGGCATAAAGTTGGTCATTCAAGTTTAATTCACTGCATCTTTCATCATCAAATTCTTTTCCTGGATAAAATCATCTGCATCATTCATCATCAAATTCTTTTGCTGGAGTAAAATCATCTAGTTCATTTCTAATAGGCCTTTGATCCTTACACGATCATCTTATGATGTATGCGTCCAAAAGAAGAAGCACCCTCGGGTAGGGTCGAGTTGGCTAGTACAGGACAGAGTTGCTATCATAAGGTAAGGGTTTGAATCTCGCACTGACCAATTATAACTTTTCGATTTATTTCTTCAAAGGAACTGGGATGATAGATTTCACCTTTTTACTTCCATGCATCCACAAGAAGctttttgatatttatttccgTGTATACATTGCCACCATAACAAGCAATCTACCTTATGATCTAATGAAAGCAACTTATTGCCTTTGAACCTTATAAATTTGTTTATTCTAATATTTGGGGAATTTCATCTATTCCATCTacaaattttatttgttattaacTTCTGTTGATTCACTTCGATTTAGTTAATGCTTCAAAAAAATGGCTAAATATTGATCCCTAATATTCAATATataatagataatttttttaaaaaaaatatcaaaatacttAGGTTTGTAAATAACAACAAATAAAACTTGGAATTAATTTTGCCACATTATTTTTGTCCCTATACATCTTAACAAAATATAGTAGAAAAACAGTTAACATATTTTTGACACTATCAAATCTCTACTAGTCTCTTTCTCTATTCCTTATAAATTTTAAGGATAAACTACCTTAATTGTTGTCTACCTTATCATTTTTTCCCCTTTGTCACTTCACATAATGGTCATGAACTTTACTCTtgcctatgtttttttttttcttaagatATGGTAGCGAGAAGAGAAAAGGATATCGATGCTAAAATACTATTAACAAAGGATAGCAACGCTAAAATACCGTCAACAAACAACTTTGCATTTCAACACATGTTATATTTCTGGAAACCCCATATTTATTAGCATTTACCAATTCATTAAAGAACGCACAACCTCCATATAACCtaaattttttgtcaaaattatTCCTAGCCTGGCCTATCAAtgcaaaaaatattaattaacatTCGAACACTATGGAGACTACCTTATCTAATGATGATATTGTTGAGGAAAATGAATCTTCTCGACCAAATATTAACTTTAACTTAATATGACCATAGGAGGTGAGTACTaaaaaattaattggaaccaTTTGAAACCAATCCACATATTAACTTTAACCGAATTCAAGCGCAGACAGTAATTATTTTTGTCATGATAAAGACTTTAAAACTCGAACAAGGTAATAATAAACTCCAACACAAGCAAGGAAGCtaataacaagaaagcaagaccCGGCAGTAACCATGCCGTCCATTTGCTCCCAACATCCGGCCATGATACTAAAGAAAAGTGATCAGCCTCCAATGTACATATGAACATGAACGGCAAGGAGGAATATGGAAATGAGGCCAAAGTAGATTATGGAGTGGACGAGAATGGAGACGCCACTTGTTTGAAAGTTGCTGAACTCGATGATCCGGGCCTTTCCAGGGACTTGAAACAGGAGGCCCGGTGAGAGGAGGATGAACAATATCACTGCCATGAACACTGGCCCCCAATCAGCCATGCCTCTACCTTGATGCTCTACGTAGTGCTCTGAATCTTTTTTTATATGGGAATTGAGGCTGATGTAGCTGAAGAGGGAGGTAAAGAAGGCGAGATCCAAAACCCATGCTAATAGGTCACCCCTCGCTCACGCCATCATCTTAATTGCTGTTTACTGGCCCTTTAGTGCTGCTTTTGTTTCCTACGTACCTTTGTTCTATTAGCTCGCCACAAGCAGGTGTTTGTTTCCTTCGCTTGGTAGCCATTTTGgtgctcctttttttttttttttttcttttgggggTTTCTTTTTTCCTCATTTGTTCGGCATTGCTATTATTTTTTGATGCATTTTTTTATCTACAAGGAACACTTACGATATAAAATGCTACTACGGAGTTGTGAATGTTGCCAATGGGGATGTTGTACCCCTTTTCCGTCGTTGTAGATGCGTGTAAGTTGTAACTTTCAAAAAGTAAGGAGATTAATGTGAATGGTAACGTACTAAACTAAGATGAACAGCCTCCATGCGAACCACATTAGTATTTGCATGGGTCGGCTTTCATGTAATCATGCGAGCCAAACCGTTACGATGAGGGGTGAGCAGTCAATTCGTCAAATCGACCAACTCATTTATACCGATCCGAATCGAACCGAAAAAAAAATCCGCCAGTTATAGGGCTGGATGTAGAGTCCTGATATTacattatccgatctagtagggctggatagttttttatcccaataatcgaaccaacccaatccgcgatcacccctacttgtaacAATTATTGTCGATAATTTGCTACACGTTATAGTAACTACTGcggataagctgctacacgttgtaataaCTACTACCgataagttgctacacgttgtagcagctattggcgattagctactacaacgtgtaatgagtaatgtctattatcattttaaaatattttatttttattgtttatatttatattttatatttcattggatatagggtcggatatccaaataactgacaacccgtcggatatctgatacataataaccgccggatatagggtcAGATGTAAGTCCTAATATTATATTATCTGATCTACTAAGATCagataattttttatcctaataatcGAATCAATCTGATTCGCGATCATCCTTAATTACGATTGTGCGTTGTTTAAATGGAACAAATTTGAAGTTTAGGAGTGCAACTGAGTAAAACAAAATGGAAAATGATTCAATTGAGTAATTTTATTCCATTATTTAGTTTTTTTACTTGTACTTGATGGTATAATCGGTCTCAGAATTCTGATTTTTTACAAGAATATATGTTTAATGGGAATATGCATGGTCAAAGTTGGGCAAGTAAGTTGGTCAAGGTCGACCAAGTTGGTAATAGAGTCCAAGCAATTCAAGATTGATTAAATACCTAGAAGTGAATGATAAATTCAACGTATGTCAAAGTTAATCGGATACTTGACAATTTAGGAAAAGTCTTGACAGATCAAGTCTAATCTATTCAAGTGAGAAATCCCAACGGATCAAAGTTGACCTAAACAAATAGAAAGTCCAATCGAGTCAATGTTGACAGGATCACTACCAAAAGGGAAAGATCAGACATGTCAATGATAACCGGATGTCTAGAAAGGGAAAAACCTAATCAATTCAAGAGTGATTGGATTTTGGCAAGGGAAAAAGATGATGAGTGTAGGTTATATGTGTTTCTAGATTCTATTTGATGCACAATCACATGAATT is a window encoding:
- the LOC121982788 gene encoding uncharacterized protein LOC121982788, producing MADWGPVFMAVILFILLSPGLLFQVPGKARIIEFSNFQTSGVSILVHSIIYFGLISIFLLAVHVHMYIGG